One stretch of Pigmentiphaga aceris DNA includes these proteins:
- a CDS encoding branched-chain amino acid ABC transporter permease — MTRASVPTAAQAFSFTSIPMPVRILLVLLVPAMLVPFFPEIAYPVFIMKVLCFGLFALAFNLLIGFTGLVSFGHAAFFGWAGYTTGGLMIHYAPKGLPVEIAILAGVLVATAIGYVIGALAIRRTGVYFSMVTLALSQIAYFFAVQAPWTGGEDGMQGVPRGHLLGFIDLSSDTAMYYFVLAVFVLGFLAIHRIIHSPFGQALKALRDNPARAISLGYDIDRCKLYAFMLSAALAGVAGSMKALVLQLAALNDVMLSTSTEVLLMTLLGGLGTGWGPVVGAALVLTLQNYLAALGGVVTIIIGFTFVVCVSFFRLGIIGELQAALQRRESKKQHAHSSPLVETHSETSGR, encoded by the coding sequence ATGACGCGTGCTTCTGTGCCGACCGCGGCCCAAGCTTTCAGCTTCACTTCGATACCCATGCCGGTTCGCATCCTGCTGGTGCTGCTGGTGCCCGCCATGCTGGTGCCCTTCTTCCCCGAGATCGCCTACCCCGTCTTCATCATGAAGGTGTTGTGCTTCGGGCTGTTTGCCCTGGCCTTCAACCTGCTGATCGGCTTCACCGGTCTGGTGTCATTCGGCCATGCCGCCTTCTTCGGCTGGGCCGGCTACACCACTGGCGGGCTGATGATCCATTACGCGCCGAAGGGCCTGCCGGTCGAGATCGCCATTCTGGCCGGCGTGCTGGTTGCCACTGCCATTGGCTATGTCATTGGCGCGCTCGCCATCCGTCGCACGGGTGTGTACTTCTCGATGGTCACACTGGCCTTGTCGCAGATCGCCTATTTCTTCGCGGTGCAGGCACCGTGGACGGGTGGCGAAGACGGCATGCAGGGCGTGCCTCGTGGTCACTTGCTGGGCTTCATCGACCTGTCGTCCGACACCGCGATGTACTACTTCGTGCTGGCGGTGTTCGTGCTTGGTTTCCTGGCGATTCACCGCATCATCCACTCGCCGTTCGGCCAGGCGCTCAAAGCCCTGCGTGACAATCCGGCCCGTGCCATTTCACTGGGATACGATATCGATCGTTGCAAGCTCTATGCGTTCATGTTGTCGGCCGCACTCGCGGGGGTGGCAGGCTCGATGAAGGCCTTGGTGCTGCAACTGGCCGCACTCAATGACGTCATGCTGTCGACCTCGACCGAGGTCTTGCTGATGACACTGCTGGGCGGCCTGGGCACCGGATGGGGCCCGGTGGTTGGCGCGGCCCTGGTGCTTACCTTACAGAACTATCTTGCAGCACTGGGCGGCGTCGTCACCATCATCATCGGCTTTACGTTCGTCGTCTGCGTCTCGTTCTTCCGACTCGGGATCATCGGCGAACTGCAAGCCGCGCTGCAACGTCGTGAATCAAAGAAACAACATGCCCATTCCAGCCCGCTCGTTGAAACCCACAGCGAAACGTCGGGCCGCTGA
- a CDS encoding GntR family transcriptional regulator gives MPIPARSLKPTAKRRAADLAYDSLEAMISTLQLEPGSPVVEADLAELTGLGRTPVREALLRMVSIGLIVQQPRRGLLVSNIDLAELLDVIQTRRVLDQLIASCAARRASQSQRTAILACAQNMIQAAENDSLEQYMEADHQLDEVIHEASRNQSAVKCVVPLVVQCRRFWYAYQHEGEIKEGARTHMELAQGIASGDDTAALRGANSLMDYLEKFARHVINS, from the coding sequence ATGCCCATTCCAGCCCGCTCGTTGAAACCCACAGCGAAACGTCGGGCCGCTGATCTGGCCTATGACTCGCTGGAGGCGATGATCTCGACCCTCCAGCTGGAACCTGGCAGCCCCGTGGTGGAAGCCGATCTGGCCGAACTCACCGGGCTGGGCCGAACCCCCGTGCGCGAAGCCCTGCTGCGCATGGTGTCGATCGGCCTGATCGTGCAGCAGCCCCGGCGTGGCCTGCTGGTGTCCAACATTGATCTGGCCGAGCTGTTGGACGTGATCCAGACGCGCCGGGTGCTCGATCAGTTGATCGCCAGCTGCGCCGCGCGGCGCGCCAGCCAGAGCCAGCGCACGGCCATTCTGGCCTGTGCGCAAAACATGATTCAGGCGGCCGAGAACGACAGCCTTGAGCAGTACATGGAAGCCGACCACCAGCTGGACGAGGTGATCCACGAAGCCAGCCGCAACCAGTCGGCAGTGAAGTGTGTGGTGCCGCTGGTCGTGCAATGCCGGCGCTTCTGGTATGCCTACCAGCACGAAGGCGAGATCAAGGAAGGAGCCCGCACCCACATGGAACTGGCGCAGGGCATTGCATCTGGCGACGACACCGCTGCCTTGCGTGGTGCCAATTCGCTGATGGACTACCTGGAAAAGTTCGCGCGCCACGTCATCAACTCGTAG
- a CDS encoding ATP-binding protein: MTHQPAPLPLDDAQRIAALESLGVLDSLPEPMFDDIVTLASQICQTPISLVSLVDRDRQWFKAKIGLDVSETHRDLAFCGHAILQPDELLLIEDATQDPRFEHSDLVLGAPHIRFYAGAPIVTADGHALGTVCVIDTVARTLDDEQRRALAALARQTAALLQLRELSALKSAQTQELKRKVTEAMADDALAHSGLRQSQRVASIGQLTSGIAHDFNNLLQTINASLQLVDRKADVPAQVRRWATSGLEAVGRGARLTAQLLAFSRDQSPELQSLNVAEHLNGMTELLARALGPEVRVQVELGNVAAHILGDSTQLESAVLNMAINARDAMEGVGHIGISTRLVTVQGDAELPDGEYLSLTVSDDGPGMPPEVAERAFDPFFTTKESGKGTGLGLAQVAGFAMKSGGVARIRSKPKAGTAITLWLKTVGDDVPAAAACAPAAVGKLSAGVKILLVDDDTANLTALTELLIHAGYRVDAVSSGQAALEFVMRDAPDLVLTDCAMHGLGGVALAGRLQAVCAGLPVLFMTGHIDIDSVAASLAPDAVVLQKPLLLEEVCAGIEQVLRGRTATPG, from the coding sequence ATGACCCACCAACCCGCCCCTTTGCCACTCGACGACGCGCAGCGTATCGCCGCGCTTGAGAGCCTGGGCGTGCTGGACAGCCTGCCGGAACCGATGTTCGACGACATCGTGACGCTCGCCTCGCAAATCTGCCAGACACCGATCAGCCTGGTTTCCCTGGTGGATCGTGATCGTCAGTGGTTCAAGGCAAAGATTGGCCTGGATGTTTCGGAAACCCATCGTGACCTGGCGTTCTGTGGCCACGCCATCTTGCAGCCTGACGAACTGCTGCTGATTGAAGACGCCACGCAAGACCCGCGCTTCGAACACAGCGACCTGGTGCTGGGCGCACCGCACATCCGCTTCTATGCCGGTGCCCCCATCGTGACGGCCGACGGCCACGCGCTGGGCACAGTCTGTGTGATCGATACCGTGGCGCGCACCCTGGACGACGAGCAACGCCGCGCGTTGGCGGCCCTGGCCCGCCAGACCGCCGCGCTGCTGCAACTGCGTGAACTCAGCGCGCTCAAGTCAGCCCAGACGCAGGAACTCAAGCGCAAAGTGACTGAGGCCATGGCAGACGATGCCCTGGCGCATTCGGGGCTTCGACAAAGCCAGCGGGTGGCCAGCATTGGTCAGTTGACCAGCGGCATTGCCCACGACTTCAACAATCTGCTGCAAACCATCAACGCCAGCCTGCAACTGGTGGACCGCAAAGCCGATGTCCCGGCACAGGTTCGCCGCTGGGCCACCAGCGGACTGGAAGCCGTCGGACGCGGTGCACGGCTGACGGCGCAGTTGCTGGCGTTCTCGCGCGACCAATCCCCGGAACTGCAATCCCTGAATGTTGCCGAACACCTGAACGGCATGACAGAACTGCTGGCGCGTGCGCTGGGCCCCGAGGTGCGCGTGCAGGTTGAACTGGGCAACGTGGCCGCCCACATTCTCGGCGACAGCACCCAGCTGGAAAGTGCCGTGTTGAACATGGCGATCAACGCACGTGATGCGATGGAGGGCGTCGGCCACATCGGCATTTCCACCCGCCTGGTTACCGTACAGGGTGATGCCGAGCTGCCCGATGGTGAATACCTGTCCCTGACCGTCAGCGACGACGGCCCCGGCATGCCACCAGAAGTAGCCGAACGCGCCTTCGATCCCTTCTTCACCACCAAGGAATCGGGCAAGGGCACCGGCCTGGGTCTCGCTCAGGTGGCGGGGTTTGCGATGAAGTCAGGTGGGGTGGCCCGCATTCGCAGCAAACCCAAGGCCGGCACCGCCATTACCCTGTGGTTGAAGACCGTGGGTGACGACGTGCCCGCGGCTGCCGCGTGTGCCCCAGCGGCCGTGGGCAAGCTGTCTGCCGGGGTGAAGATTCTGCTGGTGGACGATGACACCGCCAACCTGACCGCACTCACCGAGTTGCTGATTCATGCGGGCTACAGGGTGGACGCGGTCAGCAGCGGCCAGGCGGCGCTGGAATTCGTGATGCGCGATGCGCCCGATCTGGTGCTGACCGACTGCGCCATGCATGGCCTGGGCGGCGTGGCGCTGGCTGGCCGATTGCAGGCTGTCTGCGCAGGCTTGCCGGTACTGTTCATGACCGGCCACATCGATATCGATAGCGTGGCAGCGTCCTTGGCACCTGATGCGGTGGTGCTGCAAAAGCCGCTGCTGCTGGAAGAGGTTTGCGCGGGTATCGAACAGGTTCTGCGTGGGCGTACTGCGACGCCCGGCTGA
- a CDS encoding DMT family transporter, producing MRPVDLFRLFVLAAIWGGSFLFMRVTVPVLGAVPTAFGRVALAAAGLLVLVSIMRVRWNFNGLFKQTVFLGLINSGIPFLMFAFAAQVLPAGYSAILNATVPLMAIVIGSTFFGERVGGIKLAGVALGLAGVAILTGAGPLALTPVVLAGVGACLIATACYGFAGFLTRRWITQRGGLDSRLVALGSQTGAVFFMGACLVWQLVTTPVAMPVVNANVWLALLALGLVCTSFAYILYFQLLSDIGPMKAMMVTFLIPVFGVLWGWLLLDEKLSLAHAIGGGLVAVAIWLVAKPERPRITA from the coding sequence ATGCGTCCCGTTGATCTGTTCCGTCTGTTTGTCCTTGCCGCGATATGGGGCGGGAGTTTCCTGTTCATGCGGGTAACCGTCCCCGTGCTGGGTGCAGTGCCCACCGCATTTGGCCGGGTCGCCCTGGCAGCGGCGGGGCTGCTGGTATTGGTCAGCATCATGCGGGTGCGCTGGAACTTCAACGGCCTGTTCAAGCAGACCGTGTTTCTGGGCCTGATCAACTCAGGCATCCCATTCCTGATGTTCGCGTTTGCCGCGCAAGTCTTGCCCGCAGGCTACAGCGCCATTCTGAATGCCACCGTACCCCTGATGGCGATTGTGATCGGGTCCACCTTTTTTGGTGAACGTGTGGGTGGGATCAAGCTTGCAGGCGTGGCCTTGGGCTTGGCGGGGGTGGCCATTCTCACCGGAGCCGGCCCGCTTGCCCTGACACCAGTGGTACTGGCAGGGGTGGGGGCATGCTTGATCGCCACGGCCTGCTACGGGTTTGCCGGGTTTCTGACGCGTCGCTGGATCACACAGCGCGGCGGCCTCGACAGCCGCTTGGTGGCGTTGGGAAGCCAGACCGGAGCCGTGTTTTTCATGGGCGCTTGCCTGGTCTGGCAACTGGTCACCACTCCAGTGGCCATGCCGGTGGTCAATGCCAATGTGTGGCTGGCCTTGCTGGCGCTGGGCCTGGTCTGCACCTCATTTGCGTACATCCTGTACTTCCAGTTGCTGAGCGACATCGGCCCCATGAAAGCCATGATGGTGACCTTCCTGATCCCTGTTTTCGGGGTCTTGTGGGGCTGGCTGCTGCTGGACGAGAAGCTGTCGCTGGCGCACGCAATCGGTGGGGGATTGGTGGCGGTGGCGATCTGGCTGGTGGCCAAGCCGGAGCGGCCTAGAATTACCGCCTGA
- a CDS encoding GNAT family N-acetyltransferase, with the protein MPQVSFEPVLDLDFDALADLRIAAMRPSLEHIGRFDPVRARERLRASFSPAHTRHILVDGKRIGFVVVKPREDGLLLDHLYVQPGTQGQGIGAAVLAQVFAEADAAALDLHVGALRDSDSNRFYARHGFEEVKREEFDNYYVRRTQATKSI; encoded by the coding sequence ATGCCCCAGGTGTCTTTCGAACCCGTACTCGACCTTGATTTCGACGCGCTTGCTGATCTGCGCATTGCTGCCATGCGCCCCAGCCTGGAGCACATCGGCCGTTTCGATCCGGTCCGAGCACGCGAACGACTGCGGGCAAGTTTTTCACCAGCCCATACGCGACACATTCTGGTCGATGGCAAGCGAATCGGTTTTGTCGTGGTGAAGCCCCGGGAAGATGGCCTGCTGCTAGACCACCTTTATGTCCAGCCCGGCACACAGGGCCAGGGGATTGGTGCAGCGGTGCTTGCGCAGGTGTTTGCCGAGGCCGACGCAGCCGCACTCGATCTTCATGTGGGTGCACTGCGTGACAGCGACTCCAACCGGTTCTATGCCCGACATGGATTCGAAGAAGTGAAACGCGAGGAGTTCGACAACTACTACGTTCGCCGTACCCAGGCGACGAAGTCGATATAA
- a CDS encoding glucan biosynthesis protein G, whose protein sequence is MVLTAVKAVGRHNLLRTWLCLASASLLVGATQAQAFSLDDVTAKARALVDQPYSKPASNLMPVFSQMQFADYMKIQPRADNFMWRDQTTPFKLSFYHQGMHFNTPVRINEITPTGVQEVKYDTERFHFGDLHFNKEETSQLGYAGFRIMYPINQADKQDEIMSVLGASYFRVIGKGQIYGLSARGLALDTALTAAPNGEEFPDFREFWIERPKAADKQVVFYALLNSPRATGAYRFVLKPGEDSVLDVQARVFMRGDVAKIGIAPLTSMFLFGPNQPSDKQSFRQALHDSNGLAIHTGSGEWLWRPLHNPKHLNVSTYRVENPKGFGLLQRGRDFMRYEDLEDRYDRRPSAWIEPKGNWGKGKVELVEIPTADETNDNIVAFWTPEEKPVKGQPMVFDYRMHWTTDERALLPANVAWVKQTLLTAGEVKQKNLIRHLDGSIGLLVDFEGPDMAKMPANSPVTAQVSVGDNAEVLTNMLQRNPVIGGWRLTLRVRVKDPKQPVEMRAALVENGKTLSETWSYQLSPDSVVMR, encoded by the coding sequence GTGGTTCTTACTGCCGTCAAAGCCGTGGGGCGTCACAACTTATTACGAACGTGGCTGTGCCTGGCTTCAGCGTCATTGCTGGTGGGTGCCACGCAGGCTCAGGCATTCTCGCTGGATGACGTGACGGCCAAGGCGCGGGCACTGGTCGATCAGCCGTATTCGAAACCGGCCAGCAACCTGATGCCGGTGTTCAGCCAGATGCAGTTCGCCGACTACATGAAGATCCAGCCGCGCGCGGACAATTTCATGTGGCGCGACCAGACCACGCCCTTCAAGCTCAGCTTCTATCACCAGGGCATGCACTTCAACACCCCGGTGAGGATCAATGAGATCACGCCGACCGGCGTGCAGGAAGTCAAGTACGACACCGAGCGCTTCCACTTCGGTGACTTGCACTTCAACAAGGAAGAAACCAGTCAGCTTGGCTACGCCGGGTTCCGGATCATGTATCCGATCAATCAGGCCGACAAGCAAGACGAGATCATGAGTGTGCTCGGTGCGAGCTATTTCCGGGTGATCGGCAAGGGCCAGATCTATGGCCTGTCGGCACGCGGCCTGGCGCTGGACACCGCGCTGACTGCTGCGCCCAACGGCGAAGAATTCCCCGATTTCCGCGAGTTCTGGATCGAACGCCCGAAGGCTGCCGACAAGCAGGTGGTGTTCTACGCGCTGCTGAATTCGCCGCGCGCAACCGGTGCGTATCGCTTTGTGCTCAAGCCCGGTGAGGATTCGGTGCTGGACGTGCAGGCCCGCGTGTTCATGCGTGGCGATGTGGCCAAAATCGGCATTGCGCCGCTGACCAGCATGTTCCTGTTCGGCCCGAATCAGCCGTCGGACAAGCAAAGCTTCCGTCAGGCGCTGCATGATTCGAACGGGCTGGCGATTCACACCGGTTCCGGTGAGTGGCTGTGGCGTCCGCTGCACAACCCCAAGCACCTGAATGTCAGCACCTATCGCGTCGAAAACCCGAAGGGCTTCGGTCTGCTGCAGCGTGGCCGCGACTTCATGCGTTACGAAGACCTGGAAGACCGCTACGACCGTCGTCCCAGCGCCTGGATCGAACCCAAGGGTAATTGGGGCAAGGGCAAGGTCGAACTGGTGGAAATTCCGACGGCAGACGAGACCAACGACAACATCGTGGCCTTCTGGACGCCTGAAGAAAAGCCGGTCAAGGGTCAGCCGATGGTCTTCGACTACCGCATGCACTGGACCACCGACGAGCGCGCGCTGTTGCCCGCCAACGTGGCCTGGGTCAAGCAAACCCTGCTTACCGCAGGCGAAGTGAAGCAGAAGAACCTGATCCGTCACCTGGACGGCAGCATTGGCTTGCTGGTCGATTTCGAAGGCCCGGACATGGCCAAGATGCCGGCCAATTCGCCCGTGACCGCGCAGGTCAGCGTGGGTGACAACGCCGAAGTCCTGACCAACATGCTGCAGCGCAATCCGGTGATCGGTGGCTGGCGTCTGACCTTGCGGGTGCGTGTGAAAGACCCGAAGCAGCCGGTGGAAATGCGCGCTGCGCTGGTGGAAAATGGCAAGACCCTGAGCGAGACCTGGAGCTACCAGCTGTCGCCTGACTCGGTGGTCATGCGCTGA